The Papio anubis isolate 15944 chromosome 5, Panubis1.0, whole genome shotgun sequence genome has a segment encoding these proteins:
- the POU4F3 gene encoding POU domain, class 4, transcription factor 3: MSSVPCTSTSSTVPISHPAALTSHPHHAVHQGLEGDLLEHISPTLSVSGLGAPEHSVMPAQIHPHHLGAMGHLHQAMGMSHPHTVAPHSAMPACLSDVESDPRELEAFAERFKQRRIKLGVTQADVGAALANLKIPGVGSLSQSTICRFESLTLSHNNMIALKPVLQAWLEEAEAAYREKNSKPELFNGSERKRKRTSIAAPEKRSLEAYFAIQPRPSSEKIAAIAEKLDLKKNVVRVWFCNQRQKQKRMKYSAVH; encoded by the coding sequence ATGAGCAGCGTGCCCTGCACGTCCACTTCGTCCACCGTGCCCATCTCCCACCCAGCCGCGCTCACCTCTCACCCGCACCACGCAGTGCACCAGGGCCTCGAAGGCGACCTGCTGGAGCACATCTCGCCCACGCTGAGTGTGAGCGGCCTGGGCGCTCCGGAACACTCGGTGATGCCCGCACAGATCCATCCACACCACCTGGGCGCCATGGGCCACCTGCACCAGGCCATGGGCATGAGTCACCCGCACACCGTGGCGCCTCACAGCGCCATGCCCGCATGCCTCAGTGACGTGGAGTCAGACCCGCGCGAGCTGGAAGCCTTCGCCGAGCGCTTCAAGCAGCGTCGCATCAAGCTGGGGGTGACCCAGGCGGACGTGGGCGCGGCTCTGGCTAATCTCAAGATCCCCGGTGTGGGCTCGCTGAGCCAAAGCACCATCTGCAGGTTCGAGTCTCTCACTCTCTCGCACAACAACATGATCGCGCTCAAGCCGGTGCTCCAGGCCTGGCTGGAGGAGGCCGAGGCCGCCTACCGAGAGAAGAACAGCAAGCCAGAGCTCTTCAACGGCAGCGAACGGAAGCGCAAACGCACGTCCATCGCGGCGCCGGAGAAGCGTTCACTCGAGGCCTATTTCGCTATCCAGCCACGTCCTTCATCTGAGAAGATTGCGGCCATCGCTGAGAAACTGGACCTTAAAAAGAACGTGGTGAGAGTCTGGTTCTGCAaccagagacagaaacagaaacgAATGAAGTATTCGGCTGTCCACTGA